Within the Verrucomicrobiota bacterium genome, the region TCGGGGGCGTCGGCGCCATTCTCACGCCACGGGCCGAGAAAATGTTTCTGCCAATGATTCGACCGCGCGACTGGAACCGGCGGACTCAGCCAGATGCGCGTCTCGGGCGCGTAGGCATGGAAGAGCGGCATGAAAGATCCCATCGAATTGTAGCGCTTGCCCGCGCTGTCCACCGGCGGAGTGAGCTGCAACTCCGAGTCCGGGATGAACGGCATGTTTTCGCCGTGGTCGGCGGCGTACATCGACGTGCTGAGGCCGATTTGGTGGAGGTTGGAAAAACAAGTGGATCGCCGGGCCATCCCTTTGGCTTTGGCGACCGCCGGCAGCAGCATGGCGGCAAGGATGCCGATAATGGCGACGACGACCAATAACTCGATCAAGGTAAAGGCAGCGCGGCGGCGGTTCTGTCCGGGCGAGGGAATGCTTCGGAGGGCAATCATACTGGGTGCGGCGTCACGGGATTGTTAACGGGAGCGGCGCAACAAAAAAAGAGATGGTGAGAATGCGCGCTGAGGAGAAGGAAT harbors:
- a CDS encoding type II secretion system protein, coding for MIALRSIPSPGQNRRRAAFTLIELLVVVAIIGILAAMLLPAVAKAKGMARRSTCFSNLHQIGLSTSMYAADHGENMPFIPDSELQLTPPVDSAGKRYNSMGSFMPLFHAYAPETRIWLSPPVPVARSNHWQKHFLGPWRENGADAPERGWANYISDKLAEPNPSASRYLRGRTVESVAALRHSSVSDEEWLMSPFFEKNWWAGFKDQWTVGASAPPPGGWSAHNGGRNQLYLDMHAGWVRKNIDR